Genomic window (Parcubacteria group bacterium CG10_big_fil_rev_8_21_14_0_10_36_14):
NNNNNNNNNTTGAAAAATTATTTTTTTGTAAAAATGTAAAAACTGCATTGGATGTAGGACATGCGCGTGGTATAATTTTACTTGAAGGTATGAACGCAGGCTTAGAGCTTCATGAATTCACTCCTCTACAAGTTAAACAGGCGATAACCGGCTATGGTGTGGCGGATAAAATGCAGATGCAAAAAATGGTTCAACAGATTTTGCACCTCCATGAATTACCAAGACCGGACGATGCCGCTGACGCCTTAGCGCTTGCTATAACGCTGGCAAACTCAATTAATCTTATAGATAAAAATGCCGTCAAAAAATAATCCAAAAATTTTTAAAGATTTTTGGGAGTTATCAAACAAAGAGAACAATAAAAAGAAAATGACAAAACCTGAAATCCGCAA
Coding sequences:
- a CDS encoding crossover junction endodeoxyribonuclease RuvC, whose amino-acid sequence is EKLFFCKNVKTALDVGHARGIILLEGMNAGLELHEFTPLQVKQAITGYGVADKMQMQKMVQQILHLHELPRPDDAADALALAITLANSINLIDKNAVKK